From the genome of Pseudosulfitobacter sp. DSM 107133, one region includes:
- a CDS encoding site-2 protease family protein yields MSSKYLSQNWYRVAHLKPRLRRHASLHRTRYRGQLWYVLQDRTSGRFHRFSPSSYRITSMLDGNRTMQEIWDTTTEQLDDETLTQDEVIRMIGQLHSADVLFGDLPPDIEEIADRGDRTRRRMLMASFMNPLALRLPVFDPDDFVTATMPLVRPLISWFGALLWMCIVGYGGFLALSHWGELTENVFDRVLTAQNLGLLVLCYICVKAVHELGHAYVVKRWGGEIHEIGLMFLVFMPVPYVDASDSISFPSKWQRALVGAAGILVECLLASIAMIVWVGAEDGFVRAFAFNVMLIGGISTILFNGNPLLKFDGYYVMSDIIEIPNLAQRSKNYLGYLVKRYGFGMKLKDSPANSFGESVWFVFYAVGAFVYRLFITFAIVLFVSTKFFFLGVIMAIWALVLMFGWPLAKQIWFLIANPGLRRHRGRAFAVTGGVLALVLGGLFAVPLPHATIAEGVIWVSGERIVHSEADGIITEIAAQPNGQVEPGTALVRLDDPLVGARVRMLDGYMEELRRRLVAQSFTDRSAARVLQEELRAAEGDKQLTERRLENLTVRSSAEGTLIIPGGEEILGRFVHKGDVIAYVTDFTNPLIRVIVPEEHSDLVRSETPAISLRFASEPDRILPARITREVPAMSATLPNMALSTEGGGRVVMDPTATRQRLALSKLLHIDVSLAEGTTFRYLGERVYVRFDHADEPLARQIYRAARQVFLRNFDL; encoded by the coding sequence GGTTCTCGCCCTCTAGTTACCGCATCACGTCGATGCTGGATGGCAACCGGACGATGCAGGAAATCTGGGACACCACCACCGAACAGCTGGACGACGAGACGCTGACGCAAGACGAAGTGATCCGCATGATCGGCCAGCTTCACTCTGCCGATGTTCTGTTTGGCGACCTGCCCCCCGACATCGAAGAAATTGCAGATCGCGGGGACCGCACGCGCCGACGGATGCTGATGGCCAGCTTTATGAACCCGCTGGCCTTGCGATTGCCGGTCTTTGACCCGGACGATTTTGTCACCGCAACCATGCCGCTGGTGCGGCCGCTGATCTCGTGGTTTGGCGCGCTGCTGTGGATGTGCATTGTCGGCTATGGCGGATTTCTTGCCCTGTCGCATTGGGGCGAGCTGACTGAGAACGTTTTTGACCGGGTGCTGACCGCTCAAAATCTCGGACTGCTGGTGCTGTGCTATATCTGCGTCAAGGCGGTGCACGAGCTGGGCCACGCCTATGTCGTCAAACGATGGGGGGGCGAGATTCACGAGATCGGGTTGATGTTCCTTGTGTTCATGCCTGTGCCTTATGTGGATGCCTCGGATTCGATCAGCTTTCCCAGCAAGTGGCAGCGTGCGCTTGTGGGGGCGGCGGGCATTCTGGTGGAATGTCTGCTGGCGTCGATTGCAATGATCGTCTGGGTCGGTGCCGAAGACGGGTTTGTGCGGGCCTTTGCGTTCAACGTCATGCTGATCGGGGGCATTTCGACGATTTTGTTCAACGGCAACCCGCTGCTGAAGTTCGACGGGTACTATGTGATGTCGGACATCATCGAGATCCCCAACCTTGCACAGCGGTCGAAAAACTATCTGGGCTATCTGGTCAAACGCTATGGCTTCGGGATGAAGCTGAAGGACTCGCCCGCCAACAGTTTCGGTGAATCTGTCTGGTTTGTATTCTATGCGGTTGGGGCCTTTGTTTACCGGCTGTTCATCACCTTTGCGATTGTGCTGTTCGTCAGCACAAAGTTCTTCTTTCTTGGCGTCATCATGGCGATCTGGGCGCTGGTACTGATGTTCGGCTGGCCACTTGCCAAACAAATCTGGTTCCTGATTGCGAACCCGGGATTGCGGCGGCACCGTGGCCGCGCCTTTGCAGTCACCGGCGGGGTGCTGGCGCTGGTTCTGGGCGGCCTTTTTGCCGTGCCGTTGCCCCATGCAACCATCGCAGAGGGGGTCATTTGGGTGTCGGGCGAACGTATCGTTCACAGCGAGGCCGACGGGATCATCACCGAGATTGCCGCGCAACCCAACGGTCAGGTCGAACCGGGCACGGCGCTTGTGCGGCTGGATGATCCGCTGGTCGGGGCACGGGTCAGGATGCTGGACGGATATATGGAAGAGCTGCGCCGCCGTCTGGTTGCGCAAAGCTTTACCGACCGCTCGGCAGCCCGCGTATTGCAAGAAGAACTGCGTGCCGCCGAAGGGGACAAGCAGTTGACCGAACGCAGGCTGGAAAATCTTACAGTGCGGTCCAGCGCAGAGGGCACATTGATTATTCCCGGCGGTGAAGAGATTTTGGGGCGATTCGTACACAAGGGTGATGTAATCGCCTATGTGACCGATTTTACGAATCCTCTGATCCGCGTGATTGTTCCAGAAGAGCATAGTGACCTGGTACGCAGCGAAACCCCTGCGATTAGTCTGCGTTTTGCATCCGAACCCGATAGAATTTTACCGGCAAGAATTACCCGCGAAGTGCCTGCGATGTCTGCAACTTTGCCCAACATGGCTTTGTCGACCGAGGGTGGCGGTAGGGTTGTCATGGACCCGACCGCGACGCGGCAGCGCTTGGCCCTGTCAAAACTTCTTCATATTGACGTCAGTCTGGCCGAAGGGACTACATTTAGATATCTGGGAGAAAGGGTCTATGTCCGCTTCGATCACGCAGATGAACCTCTCGCCCGTCAGATTTACCGGGCCGCACGACAGGTGTTCTTGCGCAACTTTGATCTGTGA
- a CDS encoding SapC family protein, with the protein MTQLLFYENATPVSAERHKKTSVKTGANYKFAQNVNSVPLTAIEFGQASIEYPIVFTGNEKSVMPCAILGATATKNLFVQEDGSWGGKYVPAFVRRYPFVFSHDEGSKNLILHIDEKYEGVNKKDLGERLFDSEGSQTQYLKNVLAFLQDYQQRFQRTQIFCKRLLELELLRPMEAQFSMPSGQRQSLSGFLTVDRDKLKEVSDEDLGKMLRSEELECIYLHLASLRHFGSIAERYSADDAGGAKETATPAPEVLADADAGTDAKEVPQPTDA; encoded by the coding sequence ATGACTCAGCTGCTATTTTACGAAAATGCCACGCCTGTAAGTGCAGAGCGACATAAGAAGACATCGGTCAAAACCGGGGCCAATTACAAGTTTGCCCAGAACGTCAATTCGGTCCCGCTGACGGCGATCGAATTCGGACAGGCATCGATCGAATATCCGATTGTGTTCACCGGCAACGAAAAGTCCGTCATGCCCTGCGCGATCCTTGGGGCCACGGCCACCAAGAACCTGTTTGTTCAGGAAGATGGAAGCTGGGGCGGCAAATATGTGCCCGCGTTTGTACGCCGCTATCCGTTTGTGTTTTCGCACGACGAAGGCAGCAAGAACCTGATCCTGCACATCGACGAAAAATACGAAGGTGTGAACAAGAAGGACCTTGGCGAGCGGCTGTTTGATTCCGAAGGCAGCCAGACACAGTATCTGAAGAACGTTCTGGCATTCCTTCAGGATTATCAACAGCGTTTCCAACGCACGCAGATTTTCTGCAAACGCCTGCTTGAGCTTGAGTTGCTGCGTCCGATGGAAGCGCAGTTCAGCATGCCTTCGGGACAGCGTCAGTCGTTGTCGGGGTTCCTGACCGTCGATCGTGACAAGCTTAAGGAAGTGTCGGACGAGGATCTGGGCAAGATGCTGCGCTCGGAAGAGCTTGAGTGCATCTATCTGCACCTCGCGTCGCTGCGCCACTTCGGGTCTATTGCTGAACGCTATTCGGCAGATGACGCGGGTGGGGCCAAGGAAACCGCAACACCTGCGCCCGAAGTCCTAGCCGACGCAGACGCGGGCACCGACGCCAAAGAGGTCCCGCAACCAACGGATGCTTAA